In Methanoregula sp., a single window of DNA contains:
- a CDS encoding phenylacetate--CoA ligase, with amino-acid sequence MKCWDPRIEEMPKEDLQRMQYKLLKSLVYRLYSFSPFYHDRMKEQKVHPDDITKLSDVHKLPFMFKRDLRDNYPDKIFTATQDELVRYHVSSGTTGKPTVVGYTQNDINTWTTSLARALTSIGLGRGDVIQVSYGYGLFTGGLGMHYGAERIGATVIPTSVGNTERQIELMQDLGATAIACTPSYLLHIGEVAEKMGVNIKKDTQLRTGILGAEPWTEGMRNRIQEWLGINAYDIYGTSELSGPMFTECAEQKGFHIWSDIALVEIIDPKTGESLEAGEKGELTITILQKEALPMIRYRIGDITTMEEDTCACGRTHPRIQRIQGRVDDMLIIRGINVFPSQVEYALMAIPEVGEHFQIVVEKRGALDDMLVRVELNKESFSDKINDLMQIRQKVEHRLRNSLNVNVDVELVEPGSLPRFEGKSKRVIDKRSM; translated from the coding sequence ATGAAATGTTGGGATCCACGCATCGAGGAAATGCCCAAAGAAGATCTCCAGCGGATGCAGTACAAACTGCTAAAGAGTCTGGTGTACCGATTGTACAGTTTCTCTCCGTTTTACCACGACCGGATGAAAGAGCAGAAAGTCCACCCGGATGACATCACTAAACTTTCTGATGTGCATAAACTCCCGTTCATGTTCAAACGGGATCTGAGAGACAATTACCCGGATAAGATCTTCACGGCAACGCAGGACGAGCTCGTCCGCTATCATGTGTCATCGGGCACCACAGGAAAACCAACCGTTGTTGGTTATACACAAAACGACATAAACACCTGGACAACCTCACTGGCCCGTGCCCTTACCTCAATCGGACTGGGCAGAGGCGATGTAATTCAGGTAAGTTATGGATACGGTCTCTTTACCGGGGGACTTGGTATGCACTATGGTGCCGAGAGGATTGGAGCAACCGTAATCCCGACAAGTGTAGGAAATACCGAACGCCAGATAGAACTCATGCAGGATCTGGGAGCAACCGCTATTGCCTGCACACCCTCGTATCTCCTCCATATAGGTGAAGTTGCAGAGAAGATGGGAGTTAATATCAAAAAAGATACCCAACTGCGCACCGGAATTCTGGGTGCGGAGCCATGGACGGAGGGGATGCGCAACCGCATTCAGGAGTGGCTTGGTATCAATGCATATGACATCTATGGTACCAGCGAACTATCAGGCCCGATGTTTACTGAATGTGCGGAACAAAAAGGATTCCACATCTGGTCGGATATCGCACTGGTAGAGATTATAGACCCCAAAACCGGTGAATCACTTGAAGCTGGGGAAAAAGGCGAGCTCACTATCACTATCCTTCAGAAAGAAGCCCTCCCTATGATACGGTATCGCATCGGGGATATCACCACAATGGAGGAAGATACCTGTGCCTGTGGCAGAACTCACCCAAGGATCCAGCGTATTCAGGGAAGAGTAGATGATATGCTCATCATACGGGGTATCAACGTCTTCCCCTCACAGGTCGAGTATGCGCTGATGGCAATTCCTGAAGTGGGGGAGCATTTCCAGATTGTTGTCGAGAAGAGAGGAGCTCTCGATGACATGCTTGTCCGTGTCGAACTGAACAAGGAGTCATTCAGCGATAAAATCAATGATCTTATGCAGATACGGCAGAAGGTTGAACACCGGCTCAGGAATTCGTTGAACGTTAATGTAGATGTCGAATTAGTCGAACCGGGCTCATTACCAAGGTTTGAAGGTAAATCAAAGAGGGTAATTGATAAGAGGTCGATGTAA
- a CDS encoding phenylacetate--CoA ligase, translating into MFWDKQIETLKPDDLQALQLKRLKKTINQAQKVGFFKKRLSEAGITTSSIKTLDDIQKIPFTKKQDLRDGYPFGLFAVPLRDIVRIHTTSGTTGKPTVVGYTKKDLDVWADLIARNMTMIGVGKDDIFQNMVNYGMFTGGLGFHYGAEKIGMTVIPSATGNTKRQIEMIRDFGVTTIHCTPSYAMHLSEVAEEMGESLDSLKTGIFGAEPWSESVRHTLEKRLGVTAYDSYGLSELFGPGVAFECEERDGLHIWHDSYLVEIIDPISGDRVSDGERGELVVTPLVKEAMPLLRYRTGDVTMLMEDGCLCKRAQKIARITGRSDDMLVIRGINVFPSQIEHVLLKIPEVGNQFMVYIDRINHLDEMTVEVEINRDFFSGELTDLARIQKKVGKELRDALELRTTVRLVEPGSLPRFEGKAKRVIDRREAI; encoded by the coding sequence ATGTTCTGGGATAAGCAGATTGAAACCCTGAAACCTGATGATTTACAGGCACTTCAGCTCAAACGTTTGAAGAAAACGATAAACCAGGCACAAAAAGTTGGTTTTTTTAAAAAGCGTCTTTCCGAGGCAGGAATCACGACATCATCGATAAAAACACTGGATGACATCCAGAAAATACCTTTTACCAAAAAACAGGATCTTCGGGATGGCTATCCTTTCGGGTTGTTCGCAGTTCCTCTAAGGGATATCGTCCGCATCCATACAACATCGGGAACAACAGGAAAACCTACGGTTGTTGGATACACAAAAAAAGACCTTGATGTCTGGGCAGACCTGATTGCACGCAATATGACCATGATCGGTGTTGGAAAGGATGATATCTTCCAGAATATGGTCAATTATGGCATGTTCACTGGGGGTCTTGGTTTCCACTATGGTGCAGAAAAAATAGGGATGACGGTTATCCCCAGCGCCACAGGGAATACCAAACGCCAGATCGAAATGATCAGAGATTTTGGCGTGACAACAATTCACTGCACACCCAGTTACGCAATGCATCTTTCGGAGGTTGCAGAAGAGATGGGTGAATCTCTCGATAGTCTCAAAACAGGAATTTTCGGGGCTGAGCCATGGTCAGAAAGTGTACGGCACACTCTTGAAAAAAGACTTGGTGTAACAGCGTACGATTCATATGGCCTGAGCGAGCTCTTTGGACCGGGTGTTGCATTCGAATGTGAGGAGCGTGACGGGCTCCATATCTGGCATGATTCCTATCTGGTTGAGATCATTGATCCAATTTCCGGAGACCGTGTCTCAGATGGAGAGCGTGGGGAGTTGGTAGTAACCCCGCTGGTCAAAGAAGCCATGCCTCTGCTGCGATATCGTACCGGTGATGTTACGATGCTGATGGAAGATGGCTGCCTGTGTAAAAGAGCGCAGAAGATCGCCAGAATCACGGGAAGAAGCGATGATATGCTGGTCATCCGGGGTATCAATGTGTTCCCCTCCCAGATTGAACACGTGCTCCTGAAAATCCCTGAAGTCGGCAATCAGTTTATGGTATATATCGACAGAATAAATCATCTGGATGAAATGACGGTGGAAGTTGAGATTAACAGAGACTTTTTCAGTGGCGAACTCACGGATCTGGCAAGAATCCAGAAAAAAGTAGGAAAAGAACTCCGCGATGCCCTGGAGCTGCGAACAACGGTCAGGCTTGTTGAGCCAGGATCATTGCCGCGTTTCGAAGGAAAGGCAAAGCGAGTGATAGACAGAAGGGAGGCGATTTGA
- a CDS encoding ACT domain-containing protein has translation MDTQKYVIRQISIFSENRPGRLAAIAHALGEEKINILAFSIAEANGFGVVRALVDHPEKAHDKLLSMGFNIAFTDVIAVRMKDQPGGLYEVAKILGDAGINIEYSYAYSGKEGAVLILRVDLVEDAIKKIKNSGAILLERSVFH, from the coding sequence ATGGACACACAAAAATATGTAATCAGGCAGATTTCAATATTCTCTGAAAACCGCCCGGGCAGGCTTGCAGCCATTGCTCATGCATTGGGAGAGGAGAAGATCAATATCCTTGCTTTCAGCATCGCAGAAGCAAACGGTTTTGGCGTTGTGAGAGCACTGGTGGATCACCCGGAAAAAGCGCATGACAAACTGTTATCAATGGGATTTAATATCGCATTTACTGATGTGATTGCAGTTCGTATGAAAGATCAGCCGGGCGGTCTCTATGAAGTGGCAAAAATTCTGGGAGATGCGGGTATTAATATCGAGTATTCCTACGCATATTCCGGAAAAGAAGGTGCAGTGCTCATCCTTCGTGTAGATTTAGTTGAAGACGCGATAAAAAAGATTAAAAATTCTGGTGCAATTCTTCTGGAACGAAGCGTGTTCCACTAG
- the cas1 gene encoding CRISPR-associated endonuclease Cas1, with product METNYPWLSVSGFGSHIKSTQTKLIVQKKNSVEEYPLESVKNLLIVGGHTISSGTITQLIKKGAIISFFEPDGNPIGIISPFGYHNDPEVYHAQQTGSRHRYATVIAQGALKSRLVAINRLQETQNVVLFYEGESDFLHKSLEEMAYLIKLDEIRRLHRLTSDMYYEIMSRNTKPEFGFRRRTLRPQIDPINAMLSFGYAMLFGNCCVSLIGARLDPDIGLLHEGNGGLVNDIAESMKSEMIDKVVFRIARESLIPEDYELTNDRCMLSDELIRNLIKTFHDTINNNKIDEQVSNLSNAIRNNGEFKALY from the coding sequence ATGGAAACGAATTATCCTTGGTTGTCGGTTAGCGGGTTTGGCTCTCATATCAAATCGACACAAACAAAGCTAATTGTCCAGAAAAAAAACAGCGTTGAAGAATACCCTCTTGAATCTGTAAAAAATCTTCTCATCGTTGGTGGCCATACGATAAGCTCGGGAACGATTACGCAGCTCATAAAAAAAGGTGCAATAATCTCATTTTTCGAACCAGATGGGAATCCAATTGGGATTATCAGCCCTTTCGGCTACCATAACGATCCGGAGGTGTATCATGCACAGCAAACCGGATCACGACATCGCTATGCAACGGTTATTGCTCAGGGAGCATTGAAGTCCCGCCTTGTCGCTATTAATCGCCTGCAGGAGACGCAGAATGTGGTGCTTTTTTATGAAGGTGAGTCGGATTTCCTTCATAAGTCCTTAGAGGAAATGGCATACCTGATCAAACTCGACGAGATCCGCCGTCTGCACCGCCTGACCTCTGATATGTATTATGAGATCATGTCGCGCAACACCAAGCCCGAATTTGGATTTCGGAGACGGACATTGCGTCCTCAGATAGATCCCATCAATGCCATGCTCTCATTTGGTTATGCAATGCTGTTTGGCAATTGCTGTGTTTCACTGATCGGGGCGAGGTTGGACCCTGACATTGGCCTGTTGCATGAAGGTAATGGGGGTCTGGTCAATGATATTGCTGAGTCGATGAAATCTGAAATGATTGATAAAGTAGTTTTTAGGATCGCCCGCGAATCCCTTATACCTGAAGATTATGAACTCACCAATGATCGGTGCATGCTATCAGATGAATTAATCAGAAATCTCATTAAAACATTTCATGATACAATAAACAATAACAAAATCGATGAACAGGTATCAAATCTCTCAAATGCAATACGTAATAATGGTGAATTTAAAGCCCTGTACTGA